A window of Hordeum vulgare subsp. vulgare chromosome 5H, MorexV3_pseudomolecules_assembly, whole genome shotgun sequence genomic DNA:
TATTACATGTTAATTAATAATATAAGTACACAAAACATAAATTTAAATTGTTTGGAATACCTGTACTCAATATTTTTTCATGCTTTTATTTCTTGATTTCTTCATTAAATATGCATTGAGTTGTTGTACACTCCCTCTCTAACTAAGCATACTAAACGTATTGGATTTTTGACAGAGAGAGACCTTAGGACCGACCATATTCAAACATGTTTTTgttgtgtgagcactgaggcTATTGTCGGCAACATAAATGTGATGTCATTTGGAACTAAAAGACGTGGGCCTACTAAGGTTTTGAGTCGTGATTACTGGGTTAAGAGTGCGTGTTTGTTTTCTTCCGTTGCTACGTACGGGCTCTTTTGCTGGTTCGTATTAATTGACACGTTGAGTGGTTTCATCATCATCAGTACACAACCACCTATTTCGAAGGGGGGAAAGGAGGTAATAACACTCGTAGTGCCTAAACTTACTATCGATGATCACTTTGGTGCCTGAACTTAAAAAATACAACAATCTGGTTCAATAACTTGGATGTATGGTTCAAATCGTGTCTAGATACGTATGTACTGCTGACTAGGCATGCCAGCATGACGCGGGACCCATTTATAGTGACGGACAGACTAACATAGAATTTGTGCGACTCAATAACCATGAGGTCCCACTTGCTAGTGAACAActaaaattaataaaaaataaagatatcTTGGTATTCGAAGAGGTGACCTGTATGCTATCAATGATCCGCCCTAACCACATAACCAAGGTAATTTTGTTGTATACTATACACCGCTCCTGTTTATTTAACTAACTCCACCACGGGGTTAAATGGGTTGCAATGAGTGTCACCTATTTTTCACATGTTAGTTATTTTTCTTCCTTAGAAATTACAAAAGTATTCAAACTATAATTACAGTATTAAGAAAACACTAAATTTAATttgaaaaaatcatgaatttaaataataataaacaattaACTAAACACTTTCgaaattttttaaataattttcatatataataaaataattttacaatttccaaaaaattatacattttgaAATGTTCAtctaattttcaaaatcttcatctttaAAAGATATATCCACATGCTCCCTTTTTAGAACTttaattttttcctttttatgtgaCCCTTCCACATGTGACCTTTTTTCGTTTTTAGTAATTTTAGAACATATGTAAAATATTGTAATAGTAATCAAGATAAATCTAGAATCTTATTgtcttaaaatattttttaacTAGAAGAATATATGCATAGCTTAGAATGTGTTGTTTTAAATATTAGAATGTATAAAATCCTTGGGGCACACTAGGatgttatatatttatttattttcattcaaaaatatatattttgacAAACACATTTACTTTATTAAAATGCATGGACACTTTTTATAACTAGAAATACATTTCCTAAAAGCATTAACACTTTATATATTACCTGAATATCTTGTAATTTCCAAAATAAAAAACAACTAACAGATGGAAAATGGGCTCCACTAACGTAGATAAATTATGCTAGTGATGATGAATAGAAAATAATTTTACCTCGTGAAGTCCCCTCGTTCGAATCCAAGCCTAACCATTTTTTGTTTATTATAGTTGTGTACTGACACATGGGACCCGATATCAATGAGACATACTCTTTGTGTTAGTCTATCCAGCGCTGCAAGTGGGCCCTGAGCCAAGCTGGCATGTTTAGTCAGCAATATATACGTATCTAGACATGATTTTAACTGTATTTGAACATATTGCCAAATTTTGAAACCAATTCGGTATATTTTTTAAGTTCAAGCATCAAAGTGGACATCCATCCATGACAAGTTTGGGCATCATTGGTGTTATTACCTCAAAAAAAAACTATACAGCCACATCGAAAATCAAGAACAAAACCTAATTTACTCACTAATGATGAACGAACAACGGTAGCTAGTCTGCTAATAATTTAGATAGGGACCCGTATCATCAGTAATTCACAGGGCAAGCATCATCATGCGCGTAAATTCGTCGAAGCAGACGaagccgtcgccgtcgctgtcgACGCCGCCGATCATGCGGCGGCAGTCCTCGACGGAACACCGCTCGTCGCCGAGGGTGGCCAACACGGCACGGAGCTCCTCGGCGGAGATCCTCCCGTCCCCGTCAGCGTCAAAGACCGCAAATGTGTCCCTCAGCTCGCCCTCGTCAGCGGCCTCGCCGTCCTCGACCCCATCAAGCGCGAGGCCGGCCTCCGCCTCGGCGAGCATCACGGCCAGCTCCTCCTCCGTCGACACGACTGTACGCAACGCGACCTCCAGCTCCAGCCGCGTCACTGCGACCATGGCCGGTTTCTTGGTCGTCCCGCAGCCGGACGGTGCCGCCGTCCCCGAAGACGACGGCGGGACGGAACTCGGCGTTGTGACGGACTGCTCATCTGATGCCGACGACGACGCGGTGGAGGCGAAGGAACCGCTGTTGCCGCTCCTTTTGGATCTCTTCTTCCCCTTGTTCTCCTTCTTGGAAGTGGAGGAACCGAAGAACTTCATGGCTGTCCTAGGCTCGTACGTACCTTGCGAAAGAGTGGAccgggaggaaggagagaggacGACGGGGATGGTGGCGGAACTGCGGAAGAGCAGACGGCCGGGCGAGAATTATAAGGATCATCGCAGACGCGAAGGAGGTGAGCTTCGAGGAAGCTTCGTGCGGGAAAAACGTACTGGTTCGCCCGGACCTACCTTTCCTGCGATTTATTCGCCTCCTCCGATTTGAAGGCATCTTTCATTCGCTTGCATGAAACGTTGTTTACCAATTGAGTCTAAATTTTGACAGTGTCATGAAGGTGAGAGGTGGACAAATCATGGAGGGTTTAGTTAAATTTAGCCGGCCTTCTTGGTCGAAAATGACCAAATGCATATCATGCAAACTCTCTTCGCTACTTATTCAGTgtagattttcttttattttgattaTCCAATCTTAcgataaaaaataaaaacttccatgtCTTCATTCTATAGCAAGTGGCAAATAGGGCTTTAATGTCGATGTCACCACCCGTTGATCGGCACAGACTGACTTATGGCCACTCTAAGGCTTTTCCAACCTATAGTTGTAGCTTTGAGCTTTGCTTAAATCAAGTGTTGGTGGTCTAGTTGGTTGATGAACACGTCACTTCCCTTGGCGCCGGGTGTTGCGGTTGTCATTGTCGTACTCAACCATCGCCAATTCTATGGGTTGACGTCAAACCATGCAATGACATGAGAAGGTGTTGTCACCTCACTAGATCTATCAAGGGGGGTCAATGCACATTCATTGTTGATTGCCTCTATGCTAGATCTAGTGTGAGTGACCCTAGCCTATTCTCATAGATTGAAGATCTGCAGTAGTCGTCTTTGTATGGGTGTTCGTTAGCGAGAGGATGGTGAGAGGATGGCGTGCTAGTTGTGGGGGGAGCGGTTGTGCAGTAGCGAGGCTCGCCAACTATGCATATGTGGTGCCACTCGGTGTAAGACGGGTGTTGGCTTCTCAACCTTCAGAGCGGTAGCTCTCGCCGATGGGCGTTTTGGCACCCTAACAGTTGGTACTCGTTTGTTCTGTCAACTATGAGGATGGTGATTTGAATTTTGTATGGTGTTGGAGTTGTCGTCATGACCGATCCTACTTAGATATTGTGTCGCCTATAGCAACGCCCCTCCTCCCAAGTCTACCTTGCCTCCTAGGGGCCCCTGATTTGGTGACCAGTGCTTGGATTGGTTGCTCTATCGACCTCACCCATTGTTGTCTCAGCTTTTTCTACAAAGGTAATATATTAATATCGCAAAGATATCAATTACACCCGGCTTATGTACCAACAAGATTTCAAAATACATCGAGGATACACATAGTCAAAAAAGAGAATAAAAAGAATAGAAAAAAGTCCCATCATggtcaaaaaagaaaataaaaggaacgACTCCGAGAAGGTAACAATGCACAAGCGTTATCGCTGTCCGATGGAAGATCTTGCATTTTCACCCCGAAGTAAGTACTAGTTCACCCAAAACAATGCTTTTAACAAGGCCAAGCCCAGGTACAACCAATAAATGCCAGACTTTGGATTTTTCAAAGTGGGGATCAAGCCTCAGTACTCGAGGAGCACCACCAACAATGCAGCCCTCCAGTGTTGCCGCTCCGGCTTGCCGAAACCGCTGTTACAAGTCACCATACACCTGACACACAATCTTTATTGCATCCAATACACCCCTTCACTAGAGCTTCAAGACATCTAATCGCAGCTGCTATAAGTTTCCCCACCTCTATCAATGCCTTGAAAATCTTGATTTAGACATGTTCCATGACACCGATATGAAAGTGAAGCATCGTGCCGCTCCCTCTTAAGGCCATGTTGGCAGATAATAAGAGCGCACATGACCGGAGCCTTTCGATCTAGATATTCAAGGGCGACATACGTCAATCCTTTTATATCTTACACAGCGAAGACCGGAACTTGTAAGTGGCCACATCCAAGATGTCAACATCCGGCGAAGAGATGACTTGGCAAAAGAAAAGTGTTAGGGCCAAGAACTGCCAGAACCTAATCACGGCAAGCCATCGCCAATGGGAGCTCCTcctcggcccagcccaccaccgGACGGGCACTCGCTTGAGCACCAACTGGTCCTTGCTGCCTGAACACCAACCGACTGCCACTGGCACAGGCCGAAGCACCTGACACGCCACCACCGCCGAGAGGCAGGGTAGCCACCACCGGCCTTTGTCGTCGCAGTCCCTGCCGCTCAGAGGCCAGATCGGACAGACGCCAGATCTGGATGACAGCTAGATCATGGCTGCCTCGTGAGCGTGCCACCCGCCCGGAACACACCCCAACAACCTCTCACTCCAATACTGCCAGCTATAGTCGCCACCAAAGCCACTGTCGGCCTTACGCTGCCATACCCTGAATAAAGCGGTGCCTCCGCACGAGGCTGCTGCCCCGTGCGAGTCAGCCCCGCGGGAAGGGAGGAGAGCGCCCCGTCGTCGCCTACGTCGGGCGGCGCGCTCCAGCGTCGGCGAGGGGGGTGGATGCGAGGATATAGACTCTGACGGCGGAGCATGCAACAAATTTCCCCGTCTCTTGGCTCCGGCTGTGTTCATATCTTTCTCTTTTTTATATGAAATATAATTCTACTTCCTTGTTTCCAGTCCTTTAAAATAAAAATATCCATACTTGGATTGGTCCAGTTTCAATTATTCTTTGTTGAATATGTATTTTGCACGTGTATATCTGTATAGGTCGGCCTCTCCTAACCTTGAATAGTTGAGGTTGAGGCCCATATTATACTCTATAAATATATACCATTGCACCCAATATATTGAGAGTTGCATTGCCAAAACCCTTTTGTACAtggtatcatacctctcgatcctaaCCTAACCCTCAGCGTCGCCGCGCTTTCCTTTCCAAGCCGCCAAGCCGCTGCCCATCGCCGCAACACCCCGAAGCCGTCGCAAGTCCCTCTGAGACGCCGCTGCCGCTTTGTATCGTGTACCTCTCCCACTTCCGCTCCCCAGCCGCCGCCGTGATCTGCCTTCGTCGCCACCTGCCGATGTGATCTGCCGCAACCGCCGCACACCTACCCACCCGCCACCTTCCTCTCCATTGCGTCCCACCTTCGCCGCCGTCATGCAGTTTCCGAGATCCAtgtccaccaacaacaacaacccatttGCCCGTCCCGGGCCCTCCACCGATGCCATCGGTGACCTCAACATCGAAGGCCGTGTTCCCATCCGCGTcgactcctccacctcgtcgaACTACGCGTCGAAGACCTACTTCAACCTTGTCTTCCGCGAGTACTACCTCACCGAACACATCGATGGCTCCATCGACAACGAGTACA
This region includes:
- the LOC123395348 gene encoding probable calcium-binding protein CML36, coding for MKFFGSSTSKKENKGKKRSKRSGNSGSFASTASSSASDEQSVTTPSSVPPSSSGTAAPSGCGTTKKPAMVAVTRLELEVALRTVVSTEEELAVMLAEAEAGLALDGVEDGEAADEGELRDTFAVFDADGDGRISAEELRAVLATLGDERCSVEDCRRMIGGVDSDGDGFVCFDEFTRMMMLAL